In Apis cerana isolate GH-2021 linkage group LG5, AcerK_1.0, whole genome shotgun sequence, a single genomic region encodes these proteins:
- the LOC108001388 gene encoding uncharacterized protein LOC108001388 isoform X2: protein MAAPQASSRLELLQARFQQKQLQEKEQKLLQIYDQQQQRAYHVVHRGNASSNHAISQPTVTKTSSSSHATSTSQGGKVRQMFDERRQTTVKGIDRSYPLEPLENKPRKQTNGNGVQKNGNLTVSRQSVTVKRVARGDVNSNLNGGKPVVSYHEEIARESFGLSARQNDDEFGIENHVAQYSNGNHRDETRVEEVDQDTIERNRMMAKLHLMEYDETLKHRVKNDLESEEFPEDFMVDVPDKLPKQSVIKKLSQAEARLKRFKNANAKRGNNVTKSQTIALKKRTDPIFPAKFNPRECRVVKDGTRKVSDGRSNEGRKNVGMVVEAVISETVSSNSERNTRRRDDRPRFFREESEKSGTMDSNTGTKSSELKEKNSKFFCEEMSAYAIEPKPARKLSSESFKNRVQRGEGSKLFDEEFENSDSPKTARKLSPELSRGRIKSGQSPKFFRKESENSSTARAIDSKTARKLSLPRSSRDEPRRNGDPTRFKEFERFAIDSKTVSRIRSESPKSDESNEKLTTDHAVDSTAEKFSSDFSNDRRDDASPKFYCEENEKSATTFAIDSKSRSSDSPDYMRNTESFVLKIEPKNRKGAIDSTMKKSTNDGRVRRGAIGKSSSPEYLKSIKAESSDVSKRLTREKSGGSSPQLFERRKSAKSLNLSDMDVNKHSSESHRRKPRDFTRKRSNTSPQFFSSDSDRSATIMIVTPETITKPKMEIADRSKREEQSSEKAALRESLNRSETNSKHFVSRFFSEKTLRNEEEIDEKKHRSSRDSSPLSSKGKRTPDPLAKPRFYREKSTKTDRKSVDGASSSRDSSPRSQRMDSREETPELFRCESPRSSKHTVDVRSKGRKSIERETKWKTPKNRSSNTPTFRDTLDRRGSDHTLRSTKLIRDTMRSQNRVEYISIKPEKGSIADGISKMREIPTMESSPKSCTSVEVDMEIQEITMPDQYVKQSRDTCSKSGKTLAGSEKPCSAPVKQRRSSFEGNVFEREKSNKEKRISQKDLGTSSKLSSKKKTVYDALKQRGAKENRRICERENIFEQAPSPVRKGIARNAKRKTDVVRATNRKNEAKTSRCGQDEILKSMELVRRAMRGSSFESRETASSAPSATNYVRTDSVESALRRFDSIGTETGSIRSVLERSEETKIQTESYDSNTISPEALDRSNLSPFGPSSRKISSEEGDFAEENGRSARKSTAVRPAACKRKLFHDDSGEETGSTRSRCSLDSVRTVEWLSNEKKTRERSVKIAATRLEFDSSGETSRGAATDKGETGETSTGADRSLSVKRLRSIEDIRKSIEGESKPVIESGRGTGRSEARRINIDDRAGNREGMFLPGRSGNVAARSKGMGDTSRSAVKCAMRFPRVVKSPSPETMKTTETSNRARRNVPPSPSKSPDAMPRRASTELKVQDTKSTKRGTPMKGAEPIGNRKTMTTTTSTASTRKSTDVVDGAILENGLHLRDQTAETKYDNDSATMKKSDAFVIDFDEQPPKENDGPLPRKPFSRKQSTEKQITPTQSLRTPMSISSTSSGISTQNQTSVYRSKMASRAKTPISSTTSYKGSASSKNGGAAGGVATETLVPCKACGRRFAPDRVALHEQICIKTGQKKRKQFDTMMYRVKGTDIEPFVKKGLVKKQMEKPEVKSNWRRKHEDFINAIRSAKQVQAHLAAGGKLSDLPPPPVSDNCDYIQCPHCGRKFNKAAADRHIPKCEHMLHNKPIHSRAPKPKR from the exons GCCCGCTTCCAACAGAAGCAACTGCAGGAGAAGGAGCAAAAGTTGCTGCAGATTTACGACCAGCAACAGCAACGAGCTTATCACGTGGTGCATCGAGGCAACGCAAGTTCGAATCACGCCATCAGCCAGCCCACCGTCACAAAGACCTCGAGCAGCAGCCATGCAACCTCGACCTCGCAAGGTGGAAAG GTGAGGCAGATGTTCGACGAAAGACGACAAACGACCGTGAAGGGGATCGACAGAAGTTATCCGTTGGAGCCGCTGGAGAACAAACCGCGGAAACAGACTAACGGAAACGGTGTGCAGAAGAACGGAAATTTGACGGTGAGCCGGCAATCCGTGACTGTAAAACGGGTTGCAAGGGGTGACGTGAACAGCAATTTGAACGGTGGCAAACCGGTCGTCTCGTATCACGAGGAAATCGCTCGAGAATCGTTCGGCCTCTCTGCACGCCAGAACGATGATGAGTTTGGGATCGAGAACCACGTCGCGCAATATTCGAATGGCAACCACAGGGACGAG ACGCGCGTCGAGGAAGTGGACCAAGATACGATAGAAAGGAATCGTATGATGGCGAAACTTCATCTGATGGAATACGACGAGACCCTGAAGCATCGTGTTAAAAACGATCTCGAGAGCGAAGAATTCCCGGAGGATTTCATGGTGGATGTTCCTGACAAGCTTCCAAAACAAAGTGTTATCAAGAAGTTATCTCAAGCGGAGGCAAGGTTGAAACGTTTTAAAAACGCCAACGCGAAACGTGGTAACAACGTTACGAAGAGCCAAACTATCGCCCTGAAGAAACGAACTGACCCAATATTTCCAGCAAAATTTAACCCCAG AGAGTGTCGAGTGGTCAAGGATGGAACAAGAAAGGTTTCGGATGGAAGATCGAACGAGGGAAGGAAAAATGTCGGAATGGTCGTCGAGGCTGTGATCTCTGAGACGGTGTCCTCGAATTCTGAGAGGAATACGAGGCGAAGAGACGACCGTCCACGATTCTTTCGCGAGGAATCTGAAAAGTCTGGGACGATGGACTCGAATACTGGAACGAAATCGTCCgaattgaaagagaaaaattcgaaattcttctGCGAAGAAATGTCTGCGTATGCAATCGAACCAAAGCCTGCGAGAAAATTATCTTCCGAATCTTTTAAGAATCGAGTACAGAGAGGCGAGGGTTCAAAGTTGTTCGACGAAGAATTTGAAAACTCCGATTCTCCGAAAACTGCGAGAAAATTATCGCCCGAATTGTCGAGAGGCAGAATAAAAAGCGGACAAAGCCCCAAATTCTTTCGCAAGGAATCTGAAAACTCTTCCACTGCTCGTGCAATCGATTCGAAAACTGCAAGAAAATTATCTCTGCCCCGATCTTCTAGAGATGAGCCGCGAAGAAATGGTGATCCGACGAGATTCAAAGAGTTCGAAAGATTTGCAATCGATTCGAAAACTGTGAGCAGAATAAGAAGCGAAAGTCCAAAATCCGACGAATCGAACGAGAAATTAACCACCGATCACGCGGTCGATTCGACTGCTGAAAAATTCTCCTCCGATTTTTCGAATGATCGGCGCGACGACGCGAGTCCTAAATTCTATtgcgaagaaaatgaaaaatcggcCACCACTTTCGCGATAGACTCGAAGAGTCGTTCGTCTGATTCACCCGATTATATGAGAAACACGGAAAGTTTCGTGTTGAAAATAGAACCGAAAAACAGAAAGGGCGCAATTGACAGTACGATGAAGAAATCTACGAATGATGGACGAGTAAGACGAGGTGCAATCGGAAAATCTTCCTCGCCGGAGTATTTGAAATCTATCAAAGCTGAGTCATCCGACGTTTCCAAACGTttaacgagagagaaaagtgGTGGCTCGAGTCCTCAGTTgttcgagagaagaaaatcgGCCAAATCTCTAAACCTCAGCGACATGGACGTGAACAAACACAGTAGTGAAAGTCATAGAAGGAAACCACGAGATTTTACAAGAAAGAGATCCAACACCAGTCCACAATTTTTCAGTTCGGATTCGGACAGATCTGCCACGATCATGATAGTGACGCCAGAAACGATTACAAAACCGAAAATGGAGATCGCAGATCGCTCGAAAAGAGAGGAGCAAAGTTCCGAGAAGGCTGCTTTAAGAGAATCGTTAAATAGGAGCGAAACAAATTCGAAACATTTCGTATCGCGATTTTTCTCCGAGAAAACTTTGAGAAACGAGGAGGAAATTGACGAGAAGAAGCATCGTTCGTCTCGCGACTCCTCTCCGTTGTCTTCGAAAGGCAAGAGAACGCCCGATCCGCTCGCGAAACCGCGATTCTATCGCGAGAAAAGTACAAAAACCGATAGAAAGAGCGTCGATGGAGCATCCAGCAGTCGCGACTCTTCGCCAAGATCCCAAAGAATGGACAGCAGAGAGGAAACACCTGAATTGTTTCGTTGCGAATCGCCAAGATCTTCCAAACATACGGTGGATGTACGATCGAAGGGTCGAAAATCGATTGAACGAGAGACGAAGTGGAAAACTCCGAAGAATAGATCATCGAACACCCCCACTTTTAGGGATACGCTCGATCGTAGAGGGTCTGACCATACTCTGCGCTCGACGAAACTGATTCGTGACACGATGAGGAGTCAGAATCGAGTCGAGTACATTTCGATAAAGCCAGAGAAAGGATCCATCGCGGATGGAATATCGAAGATGAGAGAGATTCCAACTATGGAATCGAGTCCAAAAAGCTGCACGTCCGTGGAGGTGGACATGGAGATACAGGAAATCACGATGCCCGATCAATACGTAAAGCAGTCTCGAGACACTTGCTCGAAATCTGGTAAAACATTGGCGGGTAGCGAGAAACCGTGTTCCGCGCCGGTGAAACAGAGGAGATCCTCGTTCGAGGGGAACGTTTTCGAGcgagaaaaatcgaataagGAGAAACGGATTAGCCAGAAAGACTTAGGAACGTCGAGCAAGCTTTCGTCCAAGAAGAAAACCGTCTATGACGCCTTGAAACAACGCGGAGCAAAGGAGAATAGAAGGATATGCGagcgagaaaatattttcgaacaaGCACCGAGTCCGGTCCGAAAGGGGATCGCTCGTAACGCGAAACGAAAAACGGACGTGGTGCGAGCGACGAATCGAAAGAACGAAGCTAAAACTTCGAGATGCGGGCAAGACGAAATTTTGAAGTCGATGGAGCTGGTTCGCCGAGCCATGAGGGGCTCGAGTTTTGAATCACGCGAGACCGCGAGTAGTGCACCGTCCGCTACGAATTACGTGAGAACCGACTCCGTAGAATCGGCTCTCAGgcgtttcgattcgatcggcACGGAGACCGGCTCGATTCGAAGCGTGTTGGAACGTAGCGAGGAAACGAAGATACAAACGGAATCGTATGACTCAAACACGATTTCCCCGGAAgcgctcgatcgatcgaatttaagCCCGTTCGGTCCTtcctcgagaaaaatttcgagcgAGGAGGGGGATTTCGCCGAGGAAAACGGGAGGAGCGCGAGAAAATCGACGGCCGTAAGACCGGCCGCGTGCAAGCGGAAGCTTTTCCACGACGATTCCGGCGAGGAGACCGGGAGCACGAGATCCAGGTGCAGCCTCGACTCGGTGAGAACCGTGGAATGGCTGTCCAATGAGAAGAAAACGCGGGAACGTTCGGTGAAGATCGCGGCGACACGCCTCGAATTCGACTCTAGCGGCGAGACGTCGAGGGGAGCGGCGACAGACAAAGGAGAAACGGGTGAAACGTCAACAGGTGCGGATCGTTCACTGTCTGTGAAGCGGTTGAGATCGATCGAGGATATACGTAAGTCGATCGAGGGCGAAAGTAAGCCGGTGATCGAGTCGGGGCGAGGGACGGGGCGGTCGGAGGCCCgtcgaataaatatcgatgatCGTGCTGGAAATAGAGAAGGGATGTTTTTGCCCGGGCGGTCGGGGAACGTTGCCGCGAGGAGCAAGGGTATGGGGGATACGAGCCGTTCGGCTGTAAAGTGTGCGATGCGTTTCCCCAGGGTCGTGAAAAGTCCGAGCCCGGAAACGATGAAGACGACGGAAACGAGCAACCGTGCGAGGAGAAACGTACCACCGTCGCCGTCCAAGAGCCCGGATGCGATGCCAAGG CGTGCGTCCACCGAGTTGAAAGTTCAAGACACGAAATCGACGAAACGGGGAACACCTATGAAAGGCGCGGAGCCAATTGGAAACAGGAAGACGATGACAACGACGACATCGACGGCGAGCACGAGAAAATCGACGGATGTCGTCGATGGCGCTATTCTCGAGAATGGTCTGCATTTACGAGACCAAACTGCCGAAACGAAATACGATAACGACTCAGCCACGATGAAGAAAAGCGACGCTTTTGTCATCGACTTCGACGAGCAACCGCCGAAGGAAAACGATGGGCCACTTCCGCGGAAACCGTTTTCACGAAAACAATCCACCGAA aaacagATTACACCCACGCAATCACTTCGAACTCCTATGTCAATTTCGTCCACCTCTAGTGGTATTTCCACGCAGAATCAGACTTCCGTTTATAGAAGCAAAATGGCTTCGAGAGCAAAGACGCCAATTTCCTCTACAACATCGTACAAAGGGTCGGCATCTAGCAAAAACGGAGGAGCAGCAGGAGGAGTAGCGAC ggAAACTTTGGTGCCTTGTAAAGCGTGTGGTCGTCGATTCGCCCCAGATCGAGTTGCTCTTCATGAGCAAATCTGCATAAAAACAGGccaaaagaagagaaaacaaTTCGATACGATGATGTATCGAGTAAAGGGTACTGATATCGAGCCATTTGTTAAGAAAGGGCTCGTTAAAAAACAGATGGAG AAACCTGAAGTAAAGTCGAATTGGCGGCGTAAACACGAGGATTTCATTAACGCCATACGTTCGGCCAAGCAAGTGCAAGCACATCTGGCCGCAGGAGGCAAGCTCAGCGATTTGCCACCGCCGCCAGTTAGCGATAACTGCGATTACATTCAGTGTCCCCATTGCggaagaaaattcaataaagcCGCCGCCGACCGTCACATTCCCAAATGCGAGCACATGTTGCACAATAAGCCGATACATTCGCGAGCACCGAAACCGAAACGTTAA
- the LOC108001388 gene encoding uncharacterized protein LOC108001388 isoform X1, translated as MAAPQASSRLELLQARFQQKQLQEKEQKLLQIYDQQQQRAYHVVHRGNASSNHAISQPTVTKTSSSSHATSTSQGGKVRQMFDERRQTTVKGIDRSYPLEPLENKPRKQTNGNGVQKNGNLTVSRQSVTVKRVARGDVNSNLNGGKPVVSYHEEIARESFGLSARQNDDEFGIENHVAQYSNGNHRDETRVEEVDQDTIERNRMMAKLHLMEYDETLKHRVKNDLESEEFPEDFMVDVPDKLPKQSVIKKLSQAEARLKRFKNANAKRGNNVTKSQTIALKKRTDPIFPAKFNPRECRVVKDGTRKVSDGRSNEGRKNVGMVVEAVISETVSSNSERNTRRRDDRPRFFREESEKSGTMDSNTGTKSSELKEKNSKFFCEEMSAYAIEPKPARKLSSESFKNRVQRGEGSKLFDEEFENSDSPKTARKLSPELSRGRIKSGQSPKFFRKESENSSTARAIDSKTARKLSLPRSSRDEPRRNGDPTRFKEFERFAIDSKTVSRIRSESPKSDESNEKLTTDHAVDSTAEKFSSDFSNDRRDDASPKFYCEENEKSATTFAIDSKSRSSDSPDYMRNTESFVLKIEPKNRKGAIDSTMKKSTNDGRVRRGAIGKSSSPEYLKSIKAESSDVSKRLTREKSGGSSPQLFERRKSAKSLNLSDMDVNKHSSESHRRKPRDFTRKRSNTSPQFFSSDSDRSATIMIVTPETITKPKMEIADRSKREEQSSEKAALRESLNRSETNSKHFVSRFFSEKTLRNEEEIDEKKHRSSRDSSPLSSKGKRTPDPLAKPRFYREKSTKTDRKSVDGASSSRDSSPRSQRMDSREETPELFRCESPRSSKHTVDVRSKGRKSIERETKWKTPKNRSSNTPTFRDTLDRRGSDHTLRSTKLIRDTMRSQNRVEYISIKPEKGSIADGISKMREIPTMESSPKSCTSVEVDMEIQEITMPDQYVKQSRDTCSKSGKTLAGSEKPCSAPVKQRRSSFEGNVFEREKSNKEKRISQKDLGTSSKLSSKKKTVYDALKQRGAKENRRICERENIFEQAPSPVRKGIARNAKRKTDVVRATNRKNEAKTSRCGQDEILKSMELVRRAMRGSSFESRETASSAPSATNYVRTDSVESALRRFDSIGTETGSIRSVLERSEETKIQTESYDSNTISPEALDRSNLSPFGPSSRKISSEEGDFAEENGRSARKSTAVRPAACKRKLFHDDSGEETGSTRSRCSLDSVRTVEWLSNEKKTRERSVKIAATRLEFDSSGETSRGAATDKGETGETSTGADRSLSVKRLRSIEDIRKSIEGESKPVIESGRGTGRSEARRINIDDRAGNREGMFLPGRSGNVAARSKGMGDTSRSAVKCAMRFPRVVKSPSPETMKTTETSNRARRNVPPSPSKSPDAMPRRASTELKVQDTKSTKRGTPMKGAEPIGNRKTMTTTTSTASTRKSTDVVDGAILENGLHLRDQTAETKYDNDSATMKKSDAFVIDFDEQPPKENDGPLPRKPFSRKQSTEKQITPTQSLRTPMSISSTSSGISTQNQTSVYRSKMASRAKTPISSTTSYKGSASSKNGGAAGGVATETLVPCKACGRRFAPDRVALHEQICIKTGQKKRKQFDTMMYRVKGTDIEPFVKKGLVKKQMEKSKKPEVKSNWRRKHEDFINAIRSAKQVQAHLAAGGKLSDLPPPPVSDNCDYIQCPHCGRKFNKAAADRHIPKCEHMLHNKPIHSRAPKPKR; from the exons GCCCGCTTCCAACAGAAGCAACTGCAGGAGAAGGAGCAAAAGTTGCTGCAGATTTACGACCAGCAACAGCAACGAGCTTATCACGTGGTGCATCGAGGCAACGCAAGTTCGAATCACGCCATCAGCCAGCCCACCGTCACAAAGACCTCGAGCAGCAGCCATGCAACCTCGACCTCGCAAGGTGGAAAG GTGAGGCAGATGTTCGACGAAAGACGACAAACGACCGTGAAGGGGATCGACAGAAGTTATCCGTTGGAGCCGCTGGAGAACAAACCGCGGAAACAGACTAACGGAAACGGTGTGCAGAAGAACGGAAATTTGACGGTGAGCCGGCAATCCGTGACTGTAAAACGGGTTGCAAGGGGTGACGTGAACAGCAATTTGAACGGTGGCAAACCGGTCGTCTCGTATCACGAGGAAATCGCTCGAGAATCGTTCGGCCTCTCTGCACGCCAGAACGATGATGAGTTTGGGATCGAGAACCACGTCGCGCAATATTCGAATGGCAACCACAGGGACGAG ACGCGCGTCGAGGAAGTGGACCAAGATACGATAGAAAGGAATCGTATGATGGCGAAACTTCATCTGATGGAATACGACGAGACCCTGAAGCATCGTGTTAAAAACGATCTCGAGAGCGAAGAATTCCCGGAGGATTTCATGGTGGATGTTCCTGACAAGCTTCCAAAACAAAGTGTTATCAAGAAGTTATCTCAAGCGGAGGCAAGGTTGAAACGTTTTAAAAACGCCAACGCGAAACGTGGTAACAACGTTACGAAGAGCCAAACTATCGCCCTGAAGAAACGAACTGACCCAATATTTCCAGCAAAATTTAACCCCAG AGAGTGTCGAGTGGTCAAGGATGGAACAAGAAAGGTTTCGGATGGAAGATCGAACGAGGGAAGGAAAAATGTCGGAATGGTCGTCGAGGCTGTGATCTCTGAGACGGTGTCCTCGAATTCTGAGAGGAATACGAGGCGAAGAGACGACCGTCCACGATTCTTTCGCGAGGAATCTGAAAAGTCTGGGACGATGGACTCGAATACTGGAACGAAATCGTCCgaattgaaagagaaaaattcgaaattcttctGCGAAGAAATGTCTGCGTATGCAATCGAACCAAAGCCTGCGAGAAAATTATCTTCCGAATCTTTTAAGAATCGAGTACAGAGAGGCGAGGGTTCAAAGTTGTTCGACGAAGAATTTGAAAACTCCGATTCTCCGAAAACTGCGAGAAAATTATCGCCCGAATTGTCGAGAGGCAGAATAAAAAGCGGACAAAGCCCCAAATTCTTTCGCAAGGAATCTGAAAACTCTTCCACTGCTCGTGCAATCGATTCGAAAACTGCAAGAAAATTATCTCTGCCCCGATCTTCTAGAGATGAGCCGCGAAGAAATGGTGATCCGACGAGATTCAAAGAGTTCGAAAGATTTGCAATCGATTCGAAAACTGTGAGCAGAATAAGAAGCGAAAGTCCAAAATCCGACGAATCGAACGAGAAATTAACCACCGATCACGCGGTCGATTCGACTGCTGAAAAATTCTCCTCCGATTTTTCGAATGATCGGCGCGACGACGCGAGTCCTAAATTCTATtgcgaagaaaatgaaaaatcggcCACCACTTTCGCGATAGACTCGAAGAGTCGTTCGTCTGATTCACCCGATTATATGAGAAACACGGAAAGTTTCGTGTTGAAAATAGAACCGAAAAACAGAAAGGGCGCAATTGACAGTACGATGAAGAAATCTACGAATGATGGACGAGTAAGACGAGGTGCAATCGGAAAATCTTCCTCGCCGGAGTATTTGAAATCTATCAAAGCTGAGTCATCCGACGTTTCCAAACGTttaacgagagagaaaagtgGTGGCTCGAGTCCTCAGTTgttcgagagaagaaaatcgGCCAAATCTCTAAACCTCAGCGACATGGACGTGAACAAACACAGTAGTGAAAGTCATAGAAGGAAACCACGAGATTTTACAAGAAAGAGATCCAACACCAGTCCACAATTTTTCAGTTCGGATTCGGACAGATCTGCCACGATCATGATAGTGACGCCAGAAACGATTACAAAACCGAAAATGGAGATCGCAGATCGCTCGAAAAGAGAGGAGCAAAGTTCCGAGAAGGCTGCTTTAAGAGAATCGTTAAATAGGAGCGAAACAAATTCGAAACATTTCGTATCGCGATTTTTCTCCGAGAAAACTTTGAGAAACGAGGAGGAAATTGACGAGAAGAAGCATCGTTCGTCTCGCGACTCCTCTCCGTTGTCTTCGAAAGGCAAGAGAACGCCCGATCCGCTCGCGAAACCGCGATTCTATCGCGAGAAAAGTACAAAAACCGATAGAAAGAGCGTCGATGGAGCATCCAGCAGTCGCGACTCTTCGCCAAGATCCCAAAGAATGGACAGCAGAGAGGAAACACCTGAATTGTTTCGTTGCGAATCGCCAAGATCTTCCAAACATACGGTGGATGTACGATCGAAGGGTCGAAAATCGATTGAACGAGAGACGAAGTGGAAAACTCCGAAGAATAGATCATCGAACACCCCCACTTTTAGGGATACGCTCGATCGTAGAGGGTCTGACCATACTCTGCGCTCGACGAAACTGATTCGTGACACGATGAGGAGTCAGAATCGAGTCGAGTACATTTCGATAAAGCCAGAGAAAGGATCCATCGCGGATGGAATATCGAAGATGAGAGAGATTCCAACTATGGAATCGAGTCCAAAAAGCTGCACGTCCGTGGAGGTGGACATGGAGATACAGGAAATCACGATGCCCGATCAATACGTAAAGCAGTCTCGAGACACTTGCTCGAAATCTGGTAAAACATTGGCGGGTAGCGAGAAACCGTGTTCCGCGCCGGTGAAACAGAGGAGATCCTCGTTCGAGGGGAACGTTTTCGAGcgagaaaaatcgaataagGAGAAACGGATTAGCCAGAAAGACTTAGGAACGTCGAGCAAGCTTTCGTCCAAGAAGAAAACCGTCTATGACGCCTTGAAACAACGCGGAGCAAAGGAGAATAGAAGGATATGCGagcgagaaaatattttcgaacaaGCACCGAGTCCGGTCCGAAAGGGGATCGCTCGTAACGCGAAACGAAAAACGGACGTGGTGCGAGCGACGAATCGAAAGAACGAAGCTAAAACTTCGAGATGCGGGCAAGACGAAATTTTGAAGTCGATGGAGCTGGTTCGCCGAGCCATGAGGGGCTCGAGTTTTGAATCACGCGAGACCGCGAGTAGTGCACCGTCCGCTACGAATTACGTGAGAACCGACTCCGTAGAATCGGCTCTCAGgcgtttcgattcgatcggcACGGAGACCGGCTCGATTCGAAGCGTGTTGGAACGTAGCGAGGAAACGAAGATACAAACGGAATCGTATGACTCAAACACGATTTCCCCGGAAgcgctcgatcgatcgaatttaagCCCGTTCGGTCCTtcctcgagaaaaatttcgagcgAGGAGGGGGATTTCGCCGAGGAAAACGGGAGGAGCGCGAGAAAATCGACGGCCGTAAGACCGGCCGCGTGCAAGCGGAAGCTTTTCCACGACGATTCCGGCGAGGAGACCGGGAGCACGAGATCCAGGTGCAGCCTCGACTCGGTGAGAACCGTGGAATGGCTGTCCAATGAGAAGAAAACGCGGGAACGTTCGGTGAAGATCGCGGCGACACGCCTCGAATTCGACTCTAGCGGCGAGACGTCGAGGGGAGCGGCGACAGACAAAGGAGAAACGGGTGAAACGTCAACAGGTGCGGATCGTTCACTGTCTGTGAAGCGGTTGAGATCGATCGAGGATATACGTAAGTCGATCGAGGGCGAAAGTAAGCCGGTGATCGAGTCGGGGCGAGGGACGGGGCGGTCGGAGGCCCgtcgaataaatatcgatgatCGTGCTGGAAATAGAGAAGGGATGTTTTTGCCCGGGCGGTCGGGGAACGTTGCCGCGAGGAGCAAGGGTATGGGGGATACGAGCCGTTCGGCTGTAAAGTGTGCGATGCGTTTCCCCAGGGTCGTGAAAAGTCCGAGCCCGGAAACGATGAAGACGACGGAAACGAGCAACCGTGCGAGGAGAAACGTACCACCGTCGCCGTCCAAGAGCCCGGATGCGATGCCAAGG CGTGCGTCCACCGAGTTGAAAGTTCAAGACACGAAATCGACGAAACGGGGAACACCTATGAAAGGCGCGGAGCCAATTGGAAACAGGAAGACGATGACAACGACGACATCGACGGCGAGCACGAGAAAATCGACGGATGTCGTCGATGGCGCTATTCTCGAGAATGGTCTGCATTTACGAGACCAAACTGCCGAAACGAAATACGATAACGACTCAGCCACGATGAAGAAAAGCGACGCTTTTGTCATCGACTTCGACGAGCAACCGCCGAAGGAAAACGATGGGCCACTTCCGCGGAAACCGTTTTCACGAAAACAATCCACCGAA aaacagATTACACCCACGCAATCACTTCGAACTCCTATGTCAATTTCGTCCACCTCTAGTGGTATTTCCACGCAGAATCAGACTTCCGTTTATAGAAGCAAAATGGCTTCGAGAGCAAAGACGCCAATTTCCTCTACAACATCGTACAAAGGGTCGGCATCTAGCAAAAACGGAGGAGCAGCAGGAGGAGTAGCGAC ggAAACTTTGGTGCCTTGTAAAGCGTGTGGTCGTCGATTCGCCCCAGATCGAGTTGCTCTTCATGAGCAAATCTGCATAAAAACAGGccaaaagaagagaaaacaaTTCGATACGATGATGTATCGAGTAAAGGGTACTGATATCGAGCCATTTGTTAAGAAAGGGCTCGTTAAAAAACAGATGGAG AAATCGAAGAAACCTGAAGTAAAGTCGAATTGGCGGCGTAAACACGAGGATTTCATTAACGCCATACGTTCGGCCAAGCAAGTGCAAGCACATCTGGCCGCAGGAGGCAAGCTCAGCGATTTGCCACCGCCGCCAGTTAGCGATAACTGCGATTACATTCAGTGTCCCCATTGCggaagaaaattcaataaagcCGCCGCCGACCGTCACATTCCCAAATGCGAGCACATGTTGCACAATAAGCCGATACATTCGCGAGCACCGAAACCGAAACGTTAA